A stretch of the Chitinophagaceae bacterium genome encodes the following:
- a CDS encoding AraC family transcriptional regulator, with product MEKNYARQHKVSDYAKALHLSANYLNEVIKEETGQSIKDLIQNRIILEAKRLATYSDYSMKETSFQLGFDDPSHFSKFFRNCTATDYTTFRNEIRKMYL from the coding sequence TTGGAAAAAAACTATGCACGACAGCATAAAGTAAGTGACTATGCAAAAGCATTGCACCTTTCCGCCAATTATCTTAATGAAGTGATTAAAGAAGAAACCGGTCAGTCCATCAAAGACCTGATTCAAAACCGCATCATTTTAGAAGCTAAGCGGCTGGCCACTTATTCAGATTATTCAATGAAGGAAACGTCCTTTCAATTAGGCTTCGATGATCCTTCTCATTTCAGCAAATTTTTCAGGAATTGCACCGCTACTGATTACACCACTTTCAGAAATGAAATCCGTAAAATGTACCTGTAA